GTTCTCGAACTCGTCGGCCAGTTGTCTGGCGCTCGCGTAATCGCCGGCAAGCAGGTCTTCCTCGATCGCCCGGCGGACGGCCTCGCGGTCCTGCTTGCGGTAAGCGACCAGCTTCGCCCGCTCGCTGACGAGGCTGTGGTCGTCGAGCTTGACCAGGCTCGACGCAGCCGAGGCGAGGTTGTCGTTTTGCGAAGCGACGTGATCGCCCAGGCGTGCGGCGGCGTTGTCGATCGTGCGACGCAGCGTCCGAAGCCACACGCCGATGCCCGCGGCCGAAAGGCTGACGGCGACGGCCAGCATGCCGGTCAGGAGGAAGTCGTAGACCTGGAACTCCTGCGCCCGCTTCACGCCGAAGAGCAGCAGCAGGATCGAGCCCGCAACCGCCAGGCCCAGCAGCAGGCTGCCGATCGTCCCGGACACGCCCGATCGCCCCGGTTTGGGCGGGGCGGTGTCGGCTGGTTCGGGCTGGGGTTGCTGGGTCATAAGCGGCTCCGCACGTTCACGATACACCCTGGACCGCGTCTCTGGCAGGGGAAGACTGCAGGTTCTCGACCGCTTGAGGCGGGCGGACGTACGTCGGCACGAAGCCGGCCGGGTCATCCTGCTCGCCGCGTTGCAGCCGGGCCGACGCCAGCATCACCACGTCGGCGATGTCGGGCCAGAAGTCAGCGTGGACGCGATAGTCCGATAATGCGTCGGAGTAGTAGCTGACGCCCTCGCCGATGAGCACGACGTCCGTCGGAACGTGGTCGACGAGGCGTTTGGGATCGATAAGCAGCGGTTCGCCGACGCGGTGCCAGTCGTCATTGCGGCATTCGTACGGCTGGGCCCAGATCGACTTGCGGCGGGCGTCGAAGACGACGCACGCCTTGTTTTCCGTCGGGTCGACGCGGCGCACGACGACGTCGGCGGTCGAGACGCCGACGAGCTTGGCTTTGGTGAAGGCGGTCAGCATCTTGGCGAACGTCACGCTGACGCGTGTGCCGGTGAAGCTGCCGGGTCCGCACGAG
The DNA window shown above is from Planctomycetota bacterium and carries:
- the tsaB gene encoding tRNA (adenosine(37)-N6)-threonylcarbamoyltransferase complex dimerization subunit type 1 TsaB; its protein translation is MLLLALETTSRRGQIALSRDGTIFDRDALPESRQASEMLASVVKDLLDRNTTTPHDLDAVAVSCGPGSFTGTRVSVTFAKMLTAFTKAKLVGVSTADVVVRRVDPTENKACVVFDARRKSIWAQPYECRNDDWHRVGEPLLIDPKRLVDHVPTDVVLIGEGVSYYSDALSDYRVHADFWPDIADVVMLASARLQRGEQDDPAGFVPTYVRPPQAVENLQSSPARDAVQGVS